A window of Mobiluncus massiliensis genomic DNA:
GAATGTGTCATGGACGCGAGGTTGGTGCCTGCGTCCGTCCGCGTAGCTGGCGCGGCGTTTTCCACAGAGGTTACGGAGTCAGCAGGGCGGTCTGGGGCCGCAATCAGGTTTCGGGCGGCCACGGCTGCCTGGGAGAACTGTGAGATAGCTCGGGTTTGTCCGGCTACCTCGGCCCACACGCCGCCGCTGGGGTTTATACTCATGGGTTCACCGCCACTTTCCGGCTCACCAGGACTTGATGACCGGCAGGAGCTGAGCCAGGCGTAGCCGCACCTGGGTGGCGATTTCCTCTACCGGGAGGCTCGCGTCAATGACCAGCCAAGTATCCTGGCCGTCACTCATCCGCAGGAAGTCCTCCCGGACGCGCTTTTGAAAGTCGAGTCCGGCGCGTTCCATCCGGTCCGGGCTGCCCAGGGACTCATCGGCAGCCTGGCGAGCCGCCGCGACCTCAGGGTCCAGGTCCAGCAGCACCGTTAGATTCGGAACCAATCCCCCCGTCGCCCACATGGACAAATCGCGGATTTCCCGGGCTCCGAGTTCCCGCCCGTGACCCTGATAGGCGATAGAGGACGCGAGGTAGCGGTCAGTAATCACGACTTTGCCGTCGTTAATAGCGGGAATGATGAGTTTGTGCACGTGTTGGGCCCGGTCAGCCGCAAACAGCAGCGCCTCGGCGCGAGCCGATACGTCCCCCGCGTCCAGCAGCAGTTGGCGCAAGGCCACCCCCAGGTCGGTCCCGCCGGGCTCACGCGTCTCGACGACTTCCCAGCCCTGTTCCCGCACCCACGAGGCAGCCCGCGCGATCTGGGTGGTCTTGCCCACTCCGTCGCAGCCCTCAAACGCCACAAACAGACCCTGGGTGGGACGAATTTCGGCCACGCGGCCAAAATCAACGTTAGTTTGCGGGCGAAACTCGCCCATTCCGAGCGCTTCTGTAAACGACATACCCACATCCTAACAGTCGACCCGAAAGCAAAATTTTACTCCTATTATTGAACAGCCTAAAAAGCTATTAAACTGAAATTGTGAAGGTTTTACTTTTGGGAAGCGGCGGGCGTGAACACGCGTTGGCCAGGGCTATTGCGAAATCAAATCTGTTGGAGAAACTGTGGATTGCCCCCGGTAATCCCGGTACCGCCGCGGTGGGCGAAAACGTGGAATGCGTGGCTGATGACCCGGCACAGGTGCTGGAACTGGCCCAGTCTCTGCGTCCCGACCTGGTGGTCATTGGGCCGGAAGCCCCGCTGGTCAAAGGGGTTGCTGATGTCCTGCGTGAGGCGGGTTACCGAGTTTTCGGTCCCGGACGTCTGGCCGCCCGCCTGGAGGGCTCGAAAGCATTCGCGAAAACGATAATGCGCCAGGCGCGGGTCGCCACCGCCGCCTCGGTAGCCTGCCGCACTCTGGACGAGGCGCGCGATGCCTTGCAGCGTTTCGGGACTCCTTACGTGGTGAAGCAAGATGGTTTGGCTGCCGGCAAAGGCGTGGTGGTGACGTCTGACTTTGATACCGCCGTGGCCCATGCCGCCGCCTGTATTGAGGCGATGGCGAATCCCCACGAGCCCGCCGTCGTGATTGAAGAATTTCTGGACGGGCCCGAAGCCTCGGTGTTCTGTATCTGTGATGGTCACGAGGCCATTGCTCTGCCAGCTGCCCAGGATTACAAACGAGCCTATGACCGTAACGAGGGGCCGAATACGGGCGGCATGGGTGCTTACTCGCCGCTACCGTGGGCTCCAGAGGACCTGGAGCAACGGGTGGCCCAAGAAATCGCCCTTCCGGTGTGTAACGTGCTGGCTAACCAGGGCTGTGACTTTATCGGTTTGCTGTACGTAGGTTTGGCGTTGACTTCGCGCGGTCCGCGGGTGGTTGAGTTTAATGTTCGGTTTGGAGACCCGGAGACCCAGTCGGTGCTGGAGCGTCTGGACACGGATTTGTTGGCGCTGTTGGCAGCGGCGGCAGACGGTAACCTGGCGGCGGCTGAACAGCTCAAGGTCAGCGATGAGGCGGTGGTGAATGTGGTGTTGGCTGCCTCCGGCTATCCGCAGGCACCCGTGAAGGGCGGTGTCATCACCGGTCTAGAGGCCGCGAGTCAGGTGCCTGGGGTTCACGTTATTCATGCGGGTACGAAGGTCGACGATTCCGGTCAGGTAGTTGCCAACGGGGGGCGGGTACTGTCAGTAGTCGCGCGGGGAAGTGACTTGAATGAAGCCCGGCAGCGCGCTTATCGGGCTCTAGAGAGCATCAACCTGGAGAATTCGCACTACCGCACCGACATCGCCGAGTTTTGAAACCACTGTGGCGCCGCGGCTCATGCCGGGGCGCTGAAAGGTCATCGTGGTACCGAAAACCGAATTTTAGGATTCCTTGGGGTCGCCGATAGGTGCCTGCAACGGCCAGTCCTGATCCTCGAGCACGACCTGTATCGCACTCATGTTCTCTGGGTTGATAACCAGGGGTGCCAGCAGGTTTGCCGTGTGGGGGTACGAACCGGATGCCGGGTGCACAATGACCAGGATAAAGGGCTCTTCGCCGTCTTTTATCTCGACACGTTCCCTCGCGGAGGAGGGAATAATCGGGGTGTATCCGTCAAAGAATGCCACCGGGGGGACCGCGAACAGACGAACATTGGGGTCAATGATGGACTTCAGGGTCCACAAAACTCCAGTTTCGTCAACCGCGGAGAGGCTAAAATCCAGGTGGCTTTCCAGGCCCGGCATGGGCCGAACCATCCGGATTTTGAGCGTCGGAAATTCCTCGCCGTCGCCGGCTTGTTCAGTGTTTTCGGTAACTTCGTCGTTAGTGCTCATCGTAAGTAGTCTAGCAAAGTTGGCTGCACGACACGCTGCGTTGAACTGAGAGATGCTTGATAAGCCATCGAAGCCAGGGACATGTCAATCGTGACCTTTTGGATGTCGATGTCCTCTACGTCAGAAATCTGGCCTTTGACCTGTTGCAGGTCAAAAATGACGCTGTTTTGCGCTTCCAGAACCTGCTTGTGCCGGGCGCCGACCGCGGATTGCGCTTCCTGGAGTTTCGCGAAACGTTCGCCCAGTTCCTTTTGGATGGACTCAATCTTCTGGCGGTTCTCGCCTACCGGGCCGGTCGGGGATTCCAAAATTTTGGCAGCCTCAATCAGAAGGTTCATGACTGACGGGTTGTTGTCCGTTTTCAGGGTGGTGCCATCCCATTCAATAGTGCCGGTGCCGAACAGTTTGTTGCCGTCTACGTTGGCTTGCACAGTCGTGTCCGCATCGATACGGCGATCAACAGTCTTAGCGGTGATTTCGTCTTTCTCGGCGGCGAGGAAAATCGTGTCGTGCCCGTCAGAGCCAGTCTTAAACACCAGGCCCTTATCCGAGTTACCGGCAAAAACGGTGCGACCCAGGTAGGTCGAGTTAGCCTGCGACATGATAGATTCGGCAATCTTGCGCAGTTGCGCAGCCAGAGCGCCTTGGGATTTGTCCCCCAAGGCCCCGTCAATAGAGTTAATCAGCAAGGTCCGGGCTTCCGTGTAGCGATCCGCAACGGATTGCATGGCGGCGTCCGAAGTCGCCAGCCAGGAGTTGGCATCGCTGATGTTGCGCTTGAACTGCTCGGTCGCGGCCAGTTCCTTGCGTAGGCGCATAGAGGAGACAGAGGAGGCCGGATCGTCGGAGGCGAAAGACATGCGCTTGCCCGAGGATAGCTGCTTGTTTACATCAGCCAGGCGGTTAAAGTTGCGCTGAATCGTAGCCAGCGTAGTGCCAGCCATCATAGAGGTTGTCATGCGGGTAATCATGTCAGTCACCTACCTAGGTTGATGAGGGCCTCAAGCATCGAGTTAACTGTACTCATGATGCGTGCCGCGCCCGCGTAGGCGTGCTGGCCCTGTATCAAGTTAATAACTTCTTCATTCATGTCAACAGAACTCTGCGACTTTTGCCGTTGTTCGGCGATAAGTCGCGTTTGCTCCGCTAAAGTGTGTTTGTCGTCGGCGCTCTTGGCGTGTACGCCAATGTCCACCACCGACTTGGACCATTCGTTCATAGCCGAGGTCGGCGCGTCTTGACGGTTGCCCAAAGCCAGGGAAACCGAGCCGTCATAGACCCCGTTGACGTACTGGCCGGCAGCAATCATCTGGGGGTCTTTGATGGCGACGGACAAGCGCATGGCGGCAGGCAGACTGTTGTCGGTGGCAGCGAACTTAAAGAAGTCTCCGCCGTCCTCTTTTACGTTTTCGTACACAATGGCAGAGCCAGGATTCGCAACTTCCAAATCGGATACGGCCTTTTTAACAGCCGCATCGTAGGCTTCGTCAGTCTTGAAATCGCTGCGCTGTAGCGGAGTACCGATGTCAGTCATGCGGTTCGGGTTCTTCACGAAAGTACCCGAACCGGGGGGGTTTTCAATAGTTTCGGGCTCGGACAAATCTACCTTGAAGAACTTGGTTTCTTTGGTGACCAGGGTCTTGGTGTTATTCGTCCCGCCTTCGCCGGTGTTGTTGGCGTGAATCGCGTTAATCTCGGTGGCGATATTGGTCGCCAAGTCGTTGTAGAGCTTGCCGGTTTCCGCCCAAGCCCCGCCGTTGCCGATGGTGCCGGAAATGCCGGGGAACTGGGCCGGCTTCAGGTTTTGCATCAACCCACCGATAGTCCCGTCCTCAATGGCGACCATGTGTCCGCCGAGCGCCCAGCGCAGGCGCACCGGACCCTCATCTTTCATAAACGTGAATTCGGTAAAGCCTTGCTCGGTGCCGCCTACTTTGGCTTCCTGCAGTGTCTTGCCGTCTTTCTGGACAGCCTGCATATCGTAAAACGCCACGTACTTAGTGCCGACTTCGGGATCGCCGGAGCCCAGGGTCTTTACCACGTTGCCGGCAGAGTCCAGAATCTTGTCGCCGACTTCGTAGCGCTGCACATGCGCTTGATATTGCTGAATTTTCTGGCCGTGGTAGTCAAACGTTGTATCGGTACCCTTACCCCCGGCCGCCAGGGCATCAACCGCGGCCTTGTACTTGTCTCGTGGAGCCGAGTCAATGCCGGCCATATCGCGGGCGCCTTCCACCTCAAAGTGGTTCACGTAATCTTTGCCGACAAGGGAGTTCCCGCCGAGCATGACTTCCACGGTGCCGTCGTCGTAGGCCTGGCCAATCATATTGGGGTGCGGTGCGTTTTCTTTCGTGTACACCGAATAGCCCTGCCGCACGGTAGCGCCGGTCAGCTCGGAAATATGCAGAATCAGCTGGTCACGTTCATCTTTCAGGTGGTTGACCGCGCCGCTAATGTTGCCGCCTGCCACGGTAGCCTTGCGGATGCGGTCATTCAGCTTTTGGACAGAATCCATCGTGGTGTTCAAGTCGGCCACCAGCGCGTCGAGCTGTTCGCGCCCGTTCTTCCACAGGTCGTTAATGTGCGTGTAGCCGGTCTTAATATTGGTGACCAAGGCTTCGGCGGCCCCCAAGGTGGTGGCGCGCGCCCCGCGGTTATCGGAGTTATTGTTGACGTCTCCCCAAGACTTAAAGAAAGTACGCATGGAATCGGAAACCGACATCCGCCCCAGTTCGTCCATCGCGGACTCGATGCCTTTCCAAGCGATGCTGGTCTCTTTGGTGCCGGCGGCACGGCCGGTCTCTAAACGCAGTTTCGCATCCAAAAAGAAATCGTCGAGCCGACGGATACGGGTAATCTCTACGCCGCCGCCCTGGGGCACGGAACCTGCAAAGATAGACGGTTCCGAACCGATACCGAGAGCCCGCTGTTCGACACGCTGGCGGGTGTACCCAGGAGTATTCAAGTTGTTGATGTTCTGCCCGGAAACCTCGATGAGACGTTGGGCTGCGTAAAGACCGGTCAATCCGGCGTTCAGCGAAGAAAACGTTGAACCCATCGGAGTGTCCTTTCCCTAGCCTGTGTGCTTACTCAATCTTTGTGACGCCTCACGCGTCCACGTTTAAGCTCATCGGCTTGAAAGGCTCGGATATGAGAATTTTTTTCAAAACCCCGTGTTCTTGTTCTTACATTGAAGTGTCAAGCATGGTGGATTCGCCCGTTCCCGAAGCGTGGATTCCCCCGTCCTCACCATAGGTTTCTTCCGCCCCTTGCATACTCATCAGGGTTTCTTGGGTGGCGCGTTGGAGGGAGGACAGGACTTCTTGGTTCGCCTTGGACATATCGGCAATTTCAGAAGTCAGGGAGATCAGGGCTTCGCGATGTTGGTTCAACAGGGTCCGCCACGGTTCGTCCGCCGCTTCAGCAATTTCTTTCAGGGATGCCTCGGGGGGCAGTCCCAAGTCGACCGCCACGGCTTCAGATTCCATGGAGCGTTCCAGTTCCATCGTCTGAGCCTGCGCAATGACGGCTTCCAGCTCACGAGTGGCGCGTGGCAGCCACCGGGACGAGGCTGTGGAAGTAATCAAACGTTCTTCTTCCAGCTTGAACAGCATGACCTCCAGAGTTTCACGTTGTTTCCACAGTTGACGTGACAATGCGTCTAACGACATAGCGCTCTCCTCCTCAGTCAGCCCAATCGTCAAAGCCTGACGGCTCTTTAGCTAAACTTACCCGCAAAATTGCCAATCACTCAATCCTGATGATTCCTCATTAATCTACCGCTAATTAAATGGTTTAAAAGGTAAACTGACTGGGACTGCACCTGCAATTTTTTCTGAGGAGAGACACGGTGGAGGCTTCACTCGGCGAAGTGAACCGCAACGAGCTAATTGAAAAAAACCTCCCCTTGGTTGGTTACCAAGTGGCGGAGTTGTTGCGCCGTGTCCCGTCTTTTGTGCAGCGCGAGGACCTCGCTTCGGCGGGTTCCTTGGCTCTGGTGCAAGCCGCTAATTCTTATGACCCAAAGACCGGAGTGCCGTTCCATCGTTACGCGGTTTACCGGATTCGCGGAGCCATGCTGGACGAACTGCGTTCCATGGACTGGGCGACCCGCGGGGCTCGTCAACGCACCAAACAGCTGGAGGAAATGACCTCTACCCTCACCGCTGCTGCGGGACGCGCCCCTACGAAAGAGGAACTCGCTTCGGCTCTGGGGGTGGACGTAGAGTCGGTGGAGTCCGCTCAGCAAGATGCCGCTCGCCGCGTCGTTTCTATAGATGCACCCGCCGGTAAAGAGGACGACCGGACCTTGGAAGTCCCCGATGAAAGTCCCTCCCCGGAAGACACGTTGCTGGACGACGAACGACTGGTGTATCTGCGCGCCGCGGTTCGCGCCCTGCCGCAGCGTCTGCGCTACGTGGTGGAGCAGGTATTTTTTGAGGAACGTCCGATTCAAGATGTGGCTGACGAGCTGGGCGTCACCCAATCTCGAGTGTCTCAGCTGCGTTCCGAAGCCCTCACCTTGATGCGTGAGGGGATGAACCGCCACCTCGATCCCGAAGCGGCTGCGGAAGAAAACGAGGAAGTCACCGGCATCGTTAAGAAACGCCGCGAGAGCTACTTCCAAAAGATTGAAGATCACGCCGATGAGATGCTGCGTGGAGACCCGGACATGGACTTGGAGATAGAGGACACGCTCATTGCGCCCCCCGTCTCTTCCTCAGCACGGGGTCGCCCGCGGGATTCTTCCGGGACACCTCGTCCTCGTTCATCGTCTCTGCGTGATTCGTTGTCACAAGTTTCGTCCGGCGCGTCTGCGGGGTCGTCTCGCCGTAAGGAGTCGGAAGAGTCCGCTGCCGAGGTCGCGCCGGGTACTTCCACCAAGAGCTTCCTCGCTGGTCACGCCCGTGGCACGGCGCAGGCAAAGGCTCGTCTCGAAGCGGAGCAAGAAGCCCAGCGAGCCGCCGAAGCCGCCGAGAAACCTAAAAGTAAAGACAAAGCCCACTTACATGGTGGGGAATCCGAAGCGGAACTCCCGGCGGAAGAAGAAAAACCACCGACCCCACCAACCACCTCTTACCTGGGAGGATTGTCCATTCGACAACAGAATATGCGGGCGGAAGCGCGCCGGAATCGACGAAAAAAATAATTTCCCCTTAATTCTCAGGGATAATGACCGACAATTAAGCATGAGGTAGTGTCAGTGGGACACCTGTCGGTGTTCTGAACCTCGGCGTTATCTCAGGATGGGATAACACCTCTTTATTCCATGGAAGGAGCACATCATGGGAATTGCATTACCAGGACTGGGCGGGTTCAATACCCAGGGCATTGTCGAGAAGCTGATGATGCTGGAGCAGATTCCGCTGGGCAAGCTGAAGACAAAGCAAAGTGAATACAAGTCTCAGGTTCAAGTTTTCCAAAACATGAACAGCAAGTTCGCCAACATTAAGCGGGCGGCTTGGGATGTTTATGGGCGCACCGGAAAGGAAAGCGTCCGTTTCAATACTTCAGAAATCTGGGAAGCCGCCAAGGCGACGTCTTCCGATCCGATGGTGGGAGTGACCACTTCGCCCGGAGCCCAAGTTGGCTCGGTCGAATTCGACGTTCTGCAGGTGGCGAAGTCGAAGCAGGCAACCTTGGATCAGGACGCTATCCAGAGCCTCTACGATGCCGCCAAGGCAAAGGGTGAGCCGCCCAAGATTTCCATCATGCTTGGTGACAAAATCACCACGATTTCCCCGACCTCGGCCAACGCCCCGGCGTTCGCCAGGGCTATCAATGCGGCCTCTGGTTCCGGAGTGACCGCTACGGCGGTGCGTATCGGCGACAATCCCGATGGTACGGGCAAATACTTGCTTCAGATTAACGGGACTGAAACCGGAGCCAACAAGGGCGACTACAAGATTTTCGCCGGTGACATCACG
This region includes:
- the tmk gene encoding dTMP kinase, giving the protein MSFTEALGMGEFRPQTNVDFGRVAEIRPTQGLFVAFEGCDGVGKTTQIARAASWVREQGWEVVETREPGGTDLGVALRQLLLDAGDVSARAEALLFAADRAQHVHKLIIPAINDGKVVITDRYLASSIAYQGHGRELGAREIRDLSMWATGGLVPNLTVLLDLDPEVAAARQAADESLGSPDRMERAGLDFQKRVREDFLRMSDGQDTWLVIDASLPVEEIATQVRLRLAQLLPVIKSW
- the purD gene encoding phosphoribosylamine--glycine ligase — encoded protein: MKVLLLGSGGREHALARAIAKSNLLEKLWIAPGNPGTAAVGENVECVADDPAQVLELAQSLRPDLVVIGPEAPLVKGVADVLREAGYRVFGPGRLAARLEGSKAFAKTIMRQARVATAASVACRTLDEARDALQRFGTPYVVKQDGLAAGKGVVVTSDFDTAVAHAAACIEAMANPHEPAVVIEEFLDGPEASVFCICDGHEAIALPAAQDYKRAYDRNEGPNTGGMGAYSPLPWAPEDLEQRVAQEIALPVCNVLANQGCDFIGLLYVGLALTSRGPRVVEFNVRFGDPETQSVLERLDTDLLALLAAAADGNLAAAEQLKVSDEAVVNVVLAASGYPQAPVKGGVITGLEAASQVPGVHVIHAGTKVDDSGQVVANGGRVLSVVARGSDLNEARQRAYRALESINLENSHYRTDIAEF
- a CDS encoding flagellar assembly protein FliW yields the protein MSTNDEVTENTEQAGDGEEFPTLKIRMVRPMPGLESHLDFSLSAVDETGVLWTLKSIIDPNVRLFAVPPVAFFDGYTPIIPSSARERVEIKDGEEPFILVIVHPASGSYPHTANLLAPLVINPENMSAIQVVLEDQDWPLQAPIGDPKES
- a CDS encoding flagellin, whose protein sequence is MITRMTTSMMAGTTLATIQRNFNRLADVNKQLSSGKRMSFASDDPASSVSSMRLRKELAATEQFKRNISDANSWLATSDAAMQSVADRYTEARTLLINSIDGALGDKSQGALAAQLRKIAESIMSQANSTYLGRTVFAGNSDKGLVFKTGSDGHDTIFLAAEKDEITAKTVDRRIDADTTVQANVDGNKLFGTGTIEWDGTTLKTDNNPSVMNLLIEAAKILESPTGPVGENRQKIESIQKELGERFAKLQEAQSAVGARHKQVLEAQNSVIFDLQQVKGQISDVEDIDIQKVTIDMSLASMAYQASLSSTQRVVQPTLLDYLR
- a CDS encoding flagellar basal body rod C-terminal domain-containing protein produces the protein MGSTFSSLNAGLTGLYAAQRLIEVSGQNINNLNTPGYTRQRVEQRALGIGSEPSIFAGSVPQGGGVEITRIRRLDDFFLDAKLRLETGRAAGTKETSIAWKGIESAMDELGRMSVSDSMRTFFKSWGDVNNNSDNRGARATTLGAAEALVTNIKTGYTHINDLWKNGREQLDALVADLNTTMDSVQKLNDRIRKATVAGGNISGAVNHLKDERDQLILHISELTGATVRQGYSVYTKENAPHPNMIGQAYDDGTVEVMLGGNSLVGKDYVNHFEVEGARDMAGIDSAPRDKYKAAVDALAAGGKGTDTTFDYHGQKIQQYQAHVQRYEVGDKILDSAGNVVKTLGSGDPEVGTKYVAFYDMQAVQKDGKTLQEAKVGGTEQGFTEFTFMKDEGPVRLRWALGGHMVAIEDGTIGGLMQNLKPAQFPGISGTIGNGGAWAETGKLYNDLATNIATEINAIHANNTGEGGTNNTKTLVTKETKFFKVDLSEPETIENPPGSGTFVKNPNRMTDIGTPLQRSDFKTDEAYDAAVKKAVSDLEVANPGSAIVYENVKEDGGDFFKFAATDNSLPAAMRLSVAIKDPQMIAAGQYVNGVYDGSVSLALGNRQDAPTSAMNEWSKSVVDIGVHAKSADDKHTLAEQTRLIAEQRQKSQSSVDMNEEVINLIQGQHAYAGAARIMSTVNSMLEALINLGR
- a CDS encoding flagellar protein FlgN, translating into MSLDALSRQLWKQRETLEVMLFKLEEERLITSTASSRWLPRATRELEAVIAQAQTMELERSMESEAVAVDLGLPPEASLKEIAEAADEPWRTLLNQHREALISLTSEIADMSKANQEVLSSLQRATQETLMSMQGAEETYGEDGGIHASGTGESTMLDTSM
- a CDS encoding sigma-70 family RNA polymerase sigma factor, which produces MEASLGEVNRNELIEKNLPLVGYQVAELLRRVPSFVQREDLASAGSLALVQAANSYDPKTGVPFHRYAVYRIRGAMLDELRSMDWATRGARQRTKQLEEMTSTLTAAAGRAPTKEELASALGVDVESVESAQQDAARRVVSIDAPAGKEDDRTLEVPDESPSPEDTLLDDERLVYLRAAVRALPQRLRYVVEQVFFEERPIQDVADELGVTQSRVSQLRSEALTLMREGMNRHLDPEAAAEENEEVTGIVKKRRESYFQKIEDHADEMLRGDPDMDLEIEDTLIAPPVSSSARGRPRDSSGTPRPRSSSLRDSLSQVSSGASAGSSRRKESEESAAEVAPGTSTKSFLAGHARGTAQAKARLEAEQEAQRAAEAAEKPKSKDKAHLHGGESEAELPAEEEKPPTPPTTSYLGGLSIRQQNMRAEARRNRRKK